Proteins found in one Phocoena sinus isolate mPhoSin1 chromosome 19, mPhoSin1.pri, whole genome shotgun sequence genomic segment:
- the LOC116744108 gene encoding galectin-10-like, with protein sequence MRECVQKCKEVLYTWHVSLSIGSSVTIRGKPALSFSKNPEMQVDFHTGTDENSDVAFHFQVYFGISVKINNRQNGSWNCEVASSGMPFVDGQPFELHISVLQNEYQVTVNGQKYYSLAHRLPPQSVKFVQVWRDVSLSSVCVC encoded by the exons ATGAGGGAGTGTGTGCAGAAGTGCAAGGAG GTCCTGTACACATGGCATGTGTCCTTGTCTATTGGTTCTTCAGTGACAATCAGAGGGAAACCTGCCCTATCTTTCAG CAAGAACCCAGAAATGCAGGTGGATTTCCACACTGGGACTGATGAGAACTCAGACGTTGCCTTCCATTTCCAAGTGTACTTTGGCATATCTGTGAAGATaaacaaccgtcagaatgggagctGGAACTGTGAGGTGGCATCCTCTGGAATGCCCTTTGTGGATGGTCAACCATTTGAACTGCACATCTCGGTGCTGCAAAATGAGTACCAG GTAACAGTAAATGGCCAAAAATATTATAGCCTTGCCCATCGACTCCCACCACAATCTGTGAAGTTTGTGCAAGTGTGGAGAGATGTCTCCCTGTCCTCAGTGTGTGTCTGCTAA